One Salmo salar chromosome ssa01, Ssal_v3.1, whole genome shotgun sequence DNA window includes the following coding sequences:
- the LOC106605363 gene encoding nuclear factor 7, brain → MTQQGPTAAMEENLSCPICFEFFQDPVSLKCQHSFCRSCLETPTWIQQKQRECPVCRGRNSIDNIQPAMSNMKLRNIVEAYLQRAEKKGSGGRAVGLVVCARHNKKLRFFCEECEELVCAVCVETEQHAKHKHQPVKEEAQWRKREITSLLYNLPEKLELDIKQARASRKRAAQYIKTQAQTTAGQIKSEFANLHQFLRDEEAARLAALKQEEGMKTGLLTERITRLASNMASLSGRISDIQTKMNTDNISFLQMYKDLKDRAKYTLQDPEPVSGALIDVAQHLGNLRFKVWKKMQEMVQYTPVTLDVNSAHPDLLISEVLLEVSDRRSSQPVPDNVERFDSSVSVLGSEGFYSDIHSWEVEVGPKKAWTLGVAKEGVARKGNVMVSPEGGIWAMGLWNGEEYSARTAPLGTPLVLSRKPQNVRVKLDYEKGELSFYDSSDMSLIYMFKQRFTERLFPYFSPCLNSDGTNPGVLRICPEKVFVTVTPAH, encoded by the exons atgacccAGCAGGGACCTACAGCAGCTATGGAGGAAAATCTCAGCTGTCCTATCTGCTTTGAGTTCTTCCAGGACCCAGTGAGTCTGAAATGTCAACACAGCTTCTGCCGCAGCTGCCTGGAAACACCAACATGGATTCAACAAAAGCAGCGTGAGTGCCCAGTCTGCAGGGGAAGGAATTCCATAGACAATATCCAGCCCGCCATGTCCAATATGAAACTGAggaacatagtggaggcctacctgcagagagcagagaagaagGGGAGTGGGGGGAGAGCAGTGGGTCTTGTGGTGTGCGCCAGACATAATAAGAAGCTCAGGTTTTTCTGTGAGGAATGTGAGGAACttgtctgtgctgtgtgtgtggagacCGAGCAGCATGCCAAGCATAAACACCAGCCAGTGAAGGAGGAAGCGCAATGGCGTAAG AGGGAAATCACTTCATTGCTCTACAACCTTCCTGAGAAACTGGAACTGGACATAAAGCAAGCGAGAGCCTCAAGAAAGCGTGCAGCCCAATACATCAAG ACCCAGGCCCAAACCACAGCAGGACAGATCAAGAGTGAGTTTGCGAACCTCCACCAGTTCCTGAGAGATGAGGAAGCCGCCAGACTGGCAGCTTTGAAACAGGAGGAAGGGATGAAGACAGGGTTACTGACCGAGAGGATCACCCGTCTTGCCAGCAACATGGCCTCACTCTCCGGGAGGATCTCAGACATACAGACCAAGATGAATACAGACAACATCTCGTTTCTACAG ATGTACAAGGACTTGAAAGACAG GGCCAAGTATACATTGCAGGATCCAGAGCCTGTATCGGGGGCACTGATAGACGTGGCCCAACACTTGGGAAACCTGAGGTTCAAGGTGTGGAAGAAGATGCAAGAGATGGTGCAATACA CCCCTGTGACCCTGGATGTGAATTCAGCCCACCCTGATCTACTGATCTCTGAGGTACTCCTGGAGGTGAGCGACAGACGATCGTCCCAGCCTGTGCCTGATAACGTGGAGCGTTTCGACAGCTCAGTGAGCGTGCTGGGCTCTGAAGGCTTCTACTCAGACATTCACAgctgggaggtggaggtggggccTAAGAAGGCCTGGACCCTGGGAGTGGCCAAAGAGGGTGTGGCCAGGAAGGGCAATGTGATGGTCAGCCCAGAGGGTGGGATCTGGGCGATGgggctgtggaacggggaggagTATAGCGCCAGAACCGCCCCCCTGGGTACCCCTTTGGTCCTCAGTAGGAAACCCCAGAACGTCAGGGTCAAGTTGGACTATGAGAAAGGAGAGCTGTCCTTCTATGACTCCAGTGACATGTCACTCATCTATATGTTCAAACAGAGGTTCACAGAGAGACTGTTCCCCTACTTCTCTCCCTGTCTTAACTCCGATGGCACTAACCCTGGAGTACTGAGAATCTGCCCTGAGAAGGTGTTTGTGACTGTGACACCTGCTCACTAA